A stretch of Methanosphaerula palustris E1-9c DNA encodes these proteins:
- a CDS encoding GNAT family N-acetyltransferase produces MTIHIRQETEKDYLVSAQVVEEAFEHAAFSDHTEHNLVANLRKSDVFVPQLSLVAEDEGVIVGHIMLTKLMIRDGEKQHESLALAPVSVVPGHQKKGVGSALIRKSLEIARDLNFRSVIVLGHDTYYPRFGFKPAHTWGIKAPFDVSKEAFMALELVNGSLDQVKGTVMYPKVFYE; encoded by the coding sequence ATGACGATACACATCAGACAGGAGACTGAAAAGGACTATCTGGTCTCAGCACAGGTCGTTGAAGAGGCTTTTGAACATGCTGCATTCAGCGACCATACTGAGCATAATTTAGTTGCCAATCTGAGAAAGAGCGATGTATTTGTACCACAACTCTCCCTGGTGGCAGAAGATGAGGGGGTGATTGTCGGACATATCATGCTCACAAAACTCATGATCCGCGATGGTGAGAAGCAGCACGAATCCCTGGCCTTGGCCCCGGTCTCCGTTGTACCCGGGCATCAGAAGAAAGGGGTCGGCAGTGCCCTGATCCGGAAGAGCCTGGAGATTGCCAGAGATCTTAACTTTAGATCGGTGATCGTGCTCGGGCACGATACCTATTACCCCAGATTCGGGTTCAAACCGGCACATACCTGGGGAATCAAGGCCCCGTTTGACGTATCGAAAGAAGCGTTCATGGCGCTGGAACTGGTGAATGGTAGCCTCGATCAGGTGAAAGGAACAGTCATGTATCCGAAAGTGTTCTATGAATGA
- a CDS encoding KEOPS complex subunit Pcc1 — protein sequence MAHQAWFTFCTPTAPLLYRALAPELIDQEGMRSTVDLACVDQTTLVMTIEAEDLAALRAALNMWLRLVNVADEVTEMGLATLESSRAVRS from the coding sequence ATGGCACATCAGGCATGGTTCACCTTCTGCACGCCCACGGCCCCCCTCTTGTATCGGGCGCTGGCACCAGAACTGATCGACCAGGAGGGGATGCGGTCGACCGTCGACCTCGCCTGCGTTGATCAGACCACGCTGGTGATGACGATCGAGGCCGAGGATCTGGCTGCACTCAGGGCCGCCCTGAACATGTGGCTCCGGCTGGTGAACGTCGCAGACGAGGTCACCGAGATGGGCCTTGCGACCCTTGAAAGTAGCCGGGCCGTCCGATCCTGA
- a CDS encoding Brix domain-containing protein produces MTFVTTSRKPVPEVRTLAKGLAFALGWQYLTRGKMGVQDLNEWGPLLFLVSGEAKSIRVALIRENSTITEFWVDSTEMRERMGTITHGITVSDQGLFEALSPYIEISLSEGNGARTLLYDGPQKKQFLLKLR; encoded by the coding sequence ATGACCTTCGTCACGACCTCCCGTAAACCGGTCCCTGAAGTAAGAACCCTTGCAAAAGGGCTGGCATTTGCTCTGGGATGGCAGTACCTGACCCGTGGGAAGATGGGCGTACAGGACCTCAATGAATGGGGCCCACTCCTTTTTTTAGTCTCTGGTGAGGCGAAGTCGATCCGGGTCGCCTTGATACGGGAGAACAGCACGATCACCGAGTTCTGGGTTGATTCAACCGAGATGCGTGAACGGATGGGAACGATCACCCATGGAATCACGGTCTCGGACCAGGGTCTCTTCGAGGCGCTCTCCCCATACATTGAGATCAGTCTCAGTGAAGGGAACGGAGCTCGGACCCTCTTATATGATGGCCCACAGAAGAAGCAGTTCCTCCTGAAACTCAGGTGA
- a CDS encoding DNA-directed RNA polymerase subunit P, producing MTATYKCARCKHRVEIDVNVRCPFCGHRILFKERGGGIKELKAR from the coding sequence GTGACAGCCACCTACAAATGTGCACGGTGCAAGCACAGGGTTGAGATCGACGTCAATGTCAGATGTCCCTTCTGTGGCCACCGGATCCTCTTCAAGGAACGGGGCGGCGGGATCAAAGAGTTAAAGGCTCGATGA
- a CDS encoding 50S ribosomal protein L37ae, whose translation MASHHQKAKGKVTGSAGRFGCRYGRFVRKRVNEMEKVSGALHRCLRCDTVAVQRRGTGIWECRKCGFKFAGGAYVPQTPVHNVALRTIERALQKEA comes from the coding sequence ATGGCCAGCCATCATCAGAAAGCAAAAGGAAAGGTCACTGGTAGTGCCGGACGTTTCGGCTGCCGGTACGGTCGCTTTGTAAGGAAGAGAGTGAACGAGATGGAGAAGGTCTCAGGTGCACTCCACCGCTGTCTGCGGTGTGACACCGTAGCTGTCCAGCGACGGGGTACTGGGATCTGGGAATGCCGCAAGTGCGGTTTTAAATTCGCCGGGGGAGCCTATGTACCACAGACACCGGTTCATAACGTCGCCCTCCGCACCATCGAGAGGGCCCTCCAGAAGGAGGCTTGA
- a CDS encoding ribosome assembly factor SBDS, which translates to MIPLDKAVVARLESHAERFELLVDPDEASRFKQGELIEIEDIVAALNVFENAAHGDRASDETLMKVFGTLDFPTIAKRIIEKGEIHLTSDQRRHMIADKRKQVVNFIARNAVNPQTGYPHPPTRIEMAMEEARVNIDPFRHLDDLVKDTMKALRPLIPIRFEELRLAVKIPPDYAAKSFPEIRAGAVIEKDEWQRDGSWICVVRIPAGIQNEFYTTVNRLTKGEGEVKKLNQIY; encoded by the coding sequence ATGATTCCACTGGACAAAGCCGTGGTGGCCAGGCTGGAGAGCCATGCCGAACGGTTTGAACTGCTCGTCGACCCGGATGAGGCGAGCAGGTTCAAGCAGGGGGAGCTGATCGAGATTGAGGATATCGTCGCAGCGCTCAATGTATTTGAGAATGCCGCCCATGGGGACAGGGCCTCGGACGAGACCCTGATGAAGGTCTTTGGAACGCTGGACTTTCCAACGATCGCAAAGAGGATCATCGAGAAGGGGGAGATCCACCTGACCTCCGACCAGCGGAGGCATATGATCGCAGACAAGCGCAAACAGGTGGTGAACTTCATTGCTCGCAACGCCGTGAACCCGCAGACCGGGTACCCGCATCCGCCAACGCGGATCGAGATGGCGATGGAGGAGGCCAGGGTGAACATCGACCCGTTCAGACACCTTGACGATCTGGTCAAGGATACGATGAAGGCCCTCCGCCCGTTGATCCCGATCCGGTTTGAGGAACTCCGGCTCGCCGTGAAGATCCCGCCGGACTATGCAGCCAAGTCCTTCCCTGAGATTAGGGCAGGTGCTGTGATCGAGAAGGACGAATGGCAGCGGGACGGCTCATGGATCTGCGTGGTCAGGATCCCGGCAGGCATCCAGAACGAGTTTTATACGACCGTCAACCGGCTCACCAAGGGTGAGGGCGAGGTCAAGAAACTCAATCAGATATATTAA